From Segatella copri, the proteins below share one genomic window:
- a CDS encoding FimB/Mfa2 family fimbrial subunit: MSKKPYRLLASLLLMLVATLTSCEKFSIDETTGKSREANANVTIHVQKIEGTSLLTTKAADKQIALGDVCSRLTLAIFDGEEKLETVNQLSTDNGFGTAYVSLDEGEYRLVVIAHNGKGNCSISAPEKVKFASNKLTDTFYYYGRLSVNEEGATTDINLRRAVGAFKVHITDETIPEEIRSIKFYYTGGSSTLDATTGFGCVNSRQTENFSMKDGGRDFTVYTFPHEEEKNIKMSISFLDADAKVVKSFEKADLKIHQNKTAYTEISIADGFGGGDDSTGGGIGITVDPTWGETERVNF, from the coding sequence ATGAGTAAGAAACCCTATCGGTTACTGGCATCCCTGTTGCTGATGCTCGTAGCGACGCTTACTTCATGCGAAAAGTTTTCGATTGACGAAACAACCGGAAAATCACGTGAGGCAAACGCCAATGTAACTATCCATGTGCAGAAAATAGAAGGCACAAGTCTGCTGACAACCAAAGCTGCCGACAAGCAGATTGCCCTGGGCGATGTGTGCTCCAGACTGACACTTGCCATCTTTGACGGAGAGGAGAAACTGGAGACGGTGAACCAGCTTTCAACAGACAATGGCTTCGGAACAGCCTATGTAAGTCTGGACGAAGGAGAATACCGGCTGGTGGTGATTGCCCATAACGGAAAGGGAAACTGCTCTATCAGCGCACCCGAGAAGGTGAAGTTTGCAAGCAACAAACTTACCGACACCTTTTATTATTACGGCAGGTTGAGCGTAAACGAAGAGGGCGCCACCACAGACATCAACCTGAGGCGAGCAGTTGGCGCCTTCAAGGTACATATTACCGACGAAACCATTCCCGAAGAAATCAGGAGCATCAAGTTCTATTATACCGGCGGCAGCAGCACCCTGGATGCAACCACCGGATTCGGCTGCGTGAACAGCCGTCAGACCGAGAATTTCAGTATGAAAGATGGCGGCAGAGACTTTACCGTCTACACCTTCCCACATGAAGAAGAGAAGAACATCAAGATGAGTATCAGCTTTCTGGATGCCGATGCAAAGGTGGTAAAGAGTTTTGAAAAAGCCGATTTGAAAATCCATCAGAACAAAACAGCCTATACCGAGATTTCCATTGCTGACGGATTCGGTGGCGGAGACGACAGTACGGGTGGTGGAATAGGCATTACCGTAGACCCTACCTGGGGCGAGACAGAACGGGTGAATTTCTAA
- a CDS encoding Cof-type HAD-IIB family hydrolase has product MDKKIKALFFDIDGTLVSFKTHKIPQSTVDALEQAKKNGVEVYISTGRPQLIINNLGQIEHLIDGYITTNGARCFVGDKVVSQHAILPEDVKKIIEAADRDDYPAIVVGEHHLAIHHYTDEVYEIFAKGLGVDCEIFLTDVNELGDEQVLQVTPFCSVEQEALLMPTLRNCTSGRWHPAFTDITAADADKGKGLHAMADYLGLNIDETMAFGDGGNDISIVREAGTGVAMGNAGDNLKQVADYITTHVDEDGVKNALLHFGVI; this is encoded by the coding sequence ATGGATAAGAAGATAAAAGCATTGTTTTTCGATATTGACGGCACCCTGGTGAGTTTCAAGACCCACAAGATTCCGCAGAGCACGGTAGATGCCTTGGAGCAGGCTAAGAAGAATGGGGTAGAGGTGTATATTTCTACCGGTCGTCCGCAACTCATCATCAACAACCTCGGTCAGATAGAACATCTCATCGACGGTTACATCACCACCAATGGAGCCCGCTGTTTTGTAGGCGATAAGGTGGTGAGCCAGCACGCCATCCTTCCTGAAGATGTAAAGAAGATTATCGAGGCAGCCGACCGTGATGATTATCCGGCAATCGTCGTAGGAGAGCATCATCTCGCTATCCATCATTATACTGACGAGGTTTATGAAATCTTTGCCAAGGGACTGGGGGTGGATTGTGAAATCTTCCTGACCGATGTGAATGAATTGGGAGATGAGCAGGTTCTGCAGGTTACTCCTTTCTGTTCGGTAGAACAGGAGGCGCTCCTGATGCCTACGCTTCGCAACTGCACTTCGGGCAGATGGCATCCTGCCTTTACGGATATTACGGCAGCCGATGCGGATAAGGGCAAGGGCTTGCATGCAATGGCTGACTATCTGGGTTTGAACATAGATGAAACCATGGCTTTCGGCGATGGCGGCAATGATATTTCCATCGTCCGGGAGGCAGGCACCGGTGTTGCGATGGGCAATGCGGGAGATAATCTCAAGCAGGTAGCCGATTACATTACGACTCATGTGGATGAAGATGGTGTTAAGAATGCCCTCCTCCATTTTGGCGTGATTTAA
- a CDS encoding SusC/RagA family TonB-linked outer membrane protein, with protein MVKRLTMLMGGLILSTGIALAQTTVTGKVVSQEDGEPVIGASVRIVGTKTGTATDVDGNFTLPNASKDAVLEISYLGMQTKTMKASAKMKIILASDARNLDEVVVTALGMKRSEKTLGYAASTANASELTVAKSGSLMSGLQGKMAGVQISGGGVTGTSQKVVIRGISSVSSNNPLYIVDGVPINNDRLGDNSVDFGSGAGDINPEDIESVTVLKGASATALYGSRAANGVIMITTKKPQGDKKASITYDGSLTFTDVLRVPMTQNLFGQGWGSWSNEENGSWGPRLDGREHWYGSTGLSNGETLTKPFSYVKNNIRDFYQVGKEWNNNVSLRYGDEKVGIVASYGNVSSNGITPNDGDTYHRNTFSLRGYANIDRFHLDMSLNYVRKDMRRSRDMYMELLQGASDVRFTDMKDYNLERNNVDNYYTLYANNPYYMVDNFYSTYQDDRIYGKLELSYDITKDIKVIGRFGGDYTNYKTERIEPRILYTEGSYQATGNGTTVGNQGYYSKYRSQRGQIDASLLLTGNHTFGDFSVGATLGWNLNQRNYDNVGGYNEQLDIPGWNSLSNTSSYSITDTDSWNRRLLGLLGQVELGYKDWAFLNLSARNDWSSTLPMGDNSFFYGGANVSVLLNQAIPALKNVKQIDLLKVRAAIGQTGNDADVYMTNSYYRPFQSYYTYLPISGVSGLTEYNRLPNKSLKPEITTEYELGLSGTFFGNRLSFDVAYYDRTTKNQIISATLAPETGYTSNTRNVGKLQNKGIEAMVNFTPIRTKDWEWSVGATYAKNWSKVKELWDGLDEYTIPVGTTSTGLYSSMRGVSYVLKVGEPIGIFKLPATQKVTDKNSPYYGYRIVNGNGFLQSSTTDYDYLGSSQPDFVMGFTTHLKWKNLSLAATGDWHKGGLMYSETSYITHFNGNSTETVFNERDAFVYPHSVKIVGGEYVENNIPVTSNYMNYVQGNYSYNPEVRRDFVVSRSYFKLRELALTYDFPKTITSALKMQKLSLSLVGHNLLLITPKHQNYIDPESSNFGNDISSEFGETMGSVSTRNYGINLKVVF; from the coding sequence ATGGTAAAAAGACTGACCATGCTCATGGGGGGGCTTATTCTTTCAACAGGAATAGCCCTCGCTCAAACTACTGTTACAGGTAAGGTTGTTTCTCAGGAAGACGGTGAACCGGTTATTGGTGCATCAGTTAGAATTGTAGGAACTAAGACTGGAACGGCGACTGATGTCGATGGTAATTTTACGCTTCCTAATGCCAGCAAGGATGCTGTCTTGGAAATCAGTTACCTCGGCATGCAGACTAAAACAATGAAAGCATCTGCTAAGATGAAGATCATTTTGGCTTCTGATGCAAGAAATCTTGACGAGGTAGTTGTTACTGCCTTGGGTATGAAACGTTCAGAGAAAACTTTGGGTTATGCGGCCAGTACAGCCAACGCTTCTGAGTTGACTGTTGCTAAGTCTGGTTCCCTGATGAGTGGTCTTCAGGGTAAGATGGCTGGTGTGCAGATTTCTGGTGGTGGTGTTACAGGTACCTCTCAGAAAGTCGTAATTCGTGGTATTTCTTCTGTTTCTAGCAACAACCCATTGTATATTGTTGATGGTGTGCCTATCAACAATGACCGTTTGGGTGATAACTCTGTTGACTTTGGTAGTGGTGCAGGCGACATCAACCCAGAGGATATTGAATCGGTAACTGTATTGAAGGGTGCTTCTGCTACCGCTCTTTATGGTTCTCGTGCAGCCAATGGTGTTATCATGATTACTACAAAGAAGCCACAGGGTGACAAGAAGGCTTCTATCACTTACGATGGTTCTTTGACATTTACTGATGTGCTCCGTGTGCCAATGACTCAGAATCTCTTTGGTCAAGGTTGGGGTTCCTGGTCTAATGAGGAGAACGGTTCTTGGGGACCTCGTCTCGATGGTCGTGAGCACTGGTATGGTTCTACCGGTCTTTCTAACGGCGAGACTTTAACCAAGCCTTTTTCTTATGTTAAGAACAATATCCGTGACTTCTATCAGGTAGGTAAGGAATGGAACAACAACGTATCTCTCCGCTATGGTGATGAGAAAGTAGGTATTGTTGCATCTTATGGTAATGTAAGTTCTAATGGTATTACTCCTAATGATGGTGATACATATCATCGTAATACCTTCTCACTCCGTGGTTACGCCAATATCGACAGATTCCATCTGGACATGTCCCTGAACTATGTTCGCAAGGATATGCGCCGTTCTCGTGATATGTATATGGAGTTGCTCCAGGGTGCTTCTGATGTTCGTTTCACAGATATGAAGGATTACAACCTTGAGCGTAATAATGTAGATAACTACTATACATTGTATGCTAACAACCCATATTATATGGTAGATAACTTCTATTCTACTTACCAGGACGACCGTATTTATGGTAAGCTGGAGTTGTCATACGATATTACCAAGGATATCAAGGTAATTGGCCGTTTCGGTGGTGATTATACCAATTATAAGACCGAGCGCATCGAACCACGTATTCTTTATACCGAGGGTTCTTATCAGGCAACTGGTAATGGTACAACTGTTGGTAACCAGGGGTACTATTCTAAGTATCGTTCTCAGCGCGGACAGATTGACGCCAGCCTCTTGCTGACCGGCAATCATACTTTCGGTGATTTCTCGGTAGGTGCAACCTTAGGTTGGAACTTGAACCAGAGAAACTATGATAATGTAGGTGGTTATAATGAGCAGTTGGATATTCCAGGTTGGAATTCCTTGAGTAATACATCTTCCTATTCGATTACTGATACTGACTCATGGAATAGAAGATTGTTGGGTCTCTTGGGACAGGTTGAATTGGGTTATAAGGATTGGGCTTTCCTGAACCTTTCTGCCCGTAACGACTGGTCTTCTACTCTTCCTATGGGTGATAACAGCTTCTTCTATGGCGGTGCCAATGTGTCTGTGCTTCTGAATCAGGCTATTCCTGCTTTGAAGAATGTCAAGCAAATCGACTTGTTGAAGGTTCGTGCAGCTATAGGTCAGACAGGTAATGATGCTGATGTATATATGACTAATTCATATTATCGTCCATTCCAGTCTTATTATACATATTTGCCAATTTCCGGTGTTTCTGGTTTGACAGAGTATAACCGTTTGCCAAATAAGTCATTGAAGCCTGAGATTACAACTGAGTATGAGCTTGGTTTGAGCGGTACATTCTTTGGCAACCGTTTGAGCTTCGATGTGGCTTACTATGATCGTACAACCAAAAATCAGATTATCTCTGCTACTTTGGCTCCTGAGACAGGCTATACTTCTAACACCCGTAATGTAGGTAAACTTCAGAACAAGGGTATTGAGGCGATGGTTAATTTTACTCCTATCCGTACTAAGGATTGGGAGTGGAGTGTAGGTGCTACATACGCTAAGAACTGGAGTAAGGTGAAGGAACTTTGGGATGGTCTTGATGAATATACCATTCCTGTAGGTACTACAAGTACTGGTTTGTATTCTTCTATGCGTGGTGTATCTTACGTATTGAAGGTTGGTGAGCCTATCGGTATCTTCAAGTTGCCAGCAACACAGAAGGTAACAGATAAAAACAGTCCATATTATGGTTATAGAATCGTAAATGGTAATGGTTTCTTGCAGTCTAGTACTACAGATTATGATTATCTCGGTTCTTCTCAGCCAGATTTCGTAATGGGCTTCACCACACATCTGAAGTGGAAGAACTTGAGTCTTGCTGCAACGGGCGACTGGCATAAGGGTGGATTGATGTATTCTGAGACATCATATATCACTCACTTCAATGGTAACTCTACTGAGACCGTATTCAATGAGCGTGATGCTTTTGTTTATCCTCATTCTGTAAAGATTGTTGGTGGAGAGTATGTTGAGAATAATATTCCTGTAACTTCCAATTATATGAATTATGTTCAGGGTAACTATAGCTACAACCCGGAGGTGCGTCGTGATTTCGTTGTAAGCCGTTCTTACTTCAAACTCCGTGAGTTGGCTTTGACATACGATTTCCCTAAGACAATCACAAGTGCATTGAAGATGCAGAAGTTGTCTTTGAGTCTCGTTGGCCACAACTTGTTGCTCATCACTCCAAAGCATCAGAATTATATCGACCCTGAGTCTTCTAACTTTGGTAATGATATCAGTTCTGAGTTTGGTGAGACTATGGGTTCTGTGTCAACTCGCAACTATGGTATTAACTTGAAGGTTGTATTTTAA
- a CDS encoding SusD/RagB family nutrient-binding outer membrane lipoprotein → MKRYKFLSAALLGAVLTMGTVTSCSDSGYLDINYNPNYPSTASYKQLLPAAEGSIVAVSGLYQQITGDFWCQYVTQGNSTNQYNTLSNYAVTTSGSIPPVTTIWQNTYANSLEDLKLALASAEESKAWNYWMVAKVLQAYNFLVLTDTYGDIPFTGALDVENNPHAAFDDSKNVVYPGILEMLDAAIAKLDDAKAAEKASPLGTADCFLGGSMDSWAGFAKSLKLKMYLKDFDAHKSDIQALLSAGGLLEQDCAWVNWEDGTNKGNPLYEFNIRQLNTTENIRACHTFLEYLLDKKDPRIIKLYEVTANAKNTLGYSSDEELIAHMDECYEGLPCGDKPTTDETTDGGIGISKSSRMKQAYDDAVYLMNEAECELMIAEAYARLGNTEKAEEYYNKGVLAGFSRWGFDGTAFVDGAYKFDKADMLHSIAMQYWVTYAGANAYDGWMTRNRLGIPEVQANITVRKSTTALQRELSDGYVLGNLVDPGASNMNAGEYPMRLLYPTATTLYNSAAAKYVEENGNSLTKKLWWEK, encoded by the coding sequence ATGAAAAGATATAAATTTTTAAGCGCAGCATTGCTGGGAGCTGTCTTGACAATGGGTACTGTTACTTCTTGTAGCGATTCTGGCTATTTGGATATCAACTACAACCCAAACTATCCTTCTACAGCTTCCTACAAGCAGTTGCTTCCGGCTGCCGAAGGTTCTATCGTAGCTGTCAGTGGTCTTTATCAGCAAATTACTGGTGACTTTTGGTGCCAGTATGTAACACAGGGTAATAGTACAAACCAGTATAATACATTGTCTAATTATGCTGTAACAACATCAGGTTCAATTCCTCCTGTTACTACGATTTGGCAGAATACATATGCCAACAGTCTGGAAGATTTAAAGCTGGCTTTGGCTTCTGCTGAAGAAAGTAAGGCTTGGAACTATTGGATGGTTGCCAAGGTTCTTCAGGCCTATAATTTCTTGGTATTGACTGATACTTATGGTGATATTCCGTTTACAGGTGCTCTTGATGTCGAAAACAATCCACATGCTGCATTTGATGATAGCAAAAACGTAGTATATCCGGGTATTCTGGAGATGCTGGATGCTGCCATTGCCAAACTCGATGATGCTAAAGCTGCAGAAAAAGCTTCACCTTTAGGAACTGCTGACTGTTTCTTGGGAGGCAGTATGGATAGCTGGGCAGGCTTTGCAAAGAGTTTGAAGTTGAAGATGTATCTCAAAGACTTCGACGCTCATAAATCTGATATTCAGGCTTTACTTAGTGCAGGTGGTCTTTTGGAGCAGGATTGTGCTTGGGTAAATTGGGAAGATGGTACTAATAAGGGCAATCCTCTTTATGAGTTTAATATCCGTCAGTTGAATACTACTGAGAATATTCGTGCTTGCCATACTTTCTTAGAGTATCTATTGGATAAGAAGGATCCTCGTATCATCAAGTTGTATGAGGTAACTGCTAATGCCAAAAATACTCTCGGCTATTCTTCTGATGAGGAACTGATAGCTCACATGGATGAATGCTACGAGGGCCTTCCTTGCGGAGATAAGCCAACTACTGATGAAACTACAGATGGTGGTATTGGAATCTCTAAGTCTTCTCGTATGAAACAGGCTTATGATGATGCTGTCTATCTGATGAACGAGGCTGAATGCGAATTGATGATTGCTGAGGCTTATGCTCGTCTGGGTAATACTGAAAAGGCAGAGGAGTATTATAATAAGGGTGTTCTTGCTGGTTTCAGCCGTTGGGGATTTGATGGCACAGCATTCGTTGATGGTGCTTACAAGTTCGATAAGGCCGATATGCTTCATAGTATCGCCATGCAGTATTGGGTAACTTATGCTGGTGCGAATGCTTATGATGGTTGGATGACCCGTAACCGTTTGGGTATTCCTGAGGTTCAGGCTAATATTACTGTTCGTAAGTCTACAACTGCTTTGCAGCGTGAATTGTCTGATGGTTATGTTTTAGGCAATTTGGTTGATCCAGGTGCTAGCAATATGAATGCCGGTGAGTATCCTATGCGATTGCTTTATCCTACAGCTACTACATTGTATAACTCTGCTGCTGCCAAGTATGTAGAAGAGAATGGAAACTCGCTGACCAAGAAACTTTGGTGGGAGAAGTAA
- a CDS encoding lipid-binding protein, with product MKKILYFLSFVFVALFTACSEGDDFDIDYTPIAPIGGQYRINVERGYDASKTDAEYWASNPTDAEFIFKTDGTGTNEGVLYAYLSNTTDYDKDKAWIRVGSTASKAAYAINAKVSIDMSAYTFGGENVDDFIGNSATATDKVTVSGKCGHNTYTTVSGTVTDAISFTYSRSDQPGYHYRVTGFKSTGWAEDNK from the coding sequence ATGAAGAAAATATTATATTTTTTGAGCTTTGTTTTCGTAGCATTGTTTACTGCATGCTCTGAGGGAGACGATTTCGATATCGATTATACTCCAATTGCTCCTATTGGTGGTCAGTATAGAATCAATGTGGAGAGAGGTTATGATGCTTCTAAAACAGATGCAGAGTATTGGGCTTCTAATCCAACAGATGCTGAATTCATCTTTAAGACTGATGGTACAGGAACCAATGAGGGTGTTCTCTATGCCTATCTCAGCAATACTACCGATTATGATAAGGATAAGGCATGGATTCGTGTAGGCTCAACTGCCTCTAAGGCAGCTTACGCCATCAATGCTAAGGTATCTATTGATATGAGTGCTTATACTTTCGGTGGTGAGAATGTGGATGATTTCATTGGTAACTCTGCTACAGCTACCGACAAGGTAACTGTTAGCGGTAAGTGTGGTCATAATACTTATACTACTGTATCTGGTACTGTGACAGATGCGATCAGTTTCACCTATTCCCGTTCTGACCAGCCTGGATATCATTATAGAGTAACAGGATTTAAGTCTACTGGTTGGGCTGAGGATAATAAGTAA
- a CDS encoding B3/B4 domain-containing protein yields MKIIVSEEIESVCPTFVGACVEANVGNTPYCQELWDEINALGEKYRQTLTTESLKEMSGIAATRKVYRACGKDPSRYRPASEALIRRMLQGKELYQRDTLVDLVNLASIAYGYSIGGFDADKFEGDTLTLGVGKAGEPYEGIGRGMINIEGLPVYRDKTGGVGTPTSDNERTKMSINTTHLVVLINGYDGDEQHVRENAEYIIELLKKYCQSDGGSYFIYK; encoded by the coding sequence ATGAAAATTATTGTATCAGAAGAAATCGAATCGGTATGTCCCACCTTTGTGGGAGCATGCGTGGAAGCCAATGTGGGAAACACCCCTTATTGTCAGGAACTTTGGGATGAAATCAATGCCCTCGGTGAGAAATACAGACAGACGCTGACCACGGAATCGCTGAAAGAGATGAGTGGAATTGCCGCCACCCGAAAGGTGTACCGTGCCTGCGGCAAGGATCCATCTCGCTACCGTCCTGCATCAGAAGCCCTTATCCGCAGAATGCTGCAGGGCAAGGAACTCTACCAGAGAGATACGCTGGTGGATCTGGTGAACCTGGCAAGCATCGCCTACGGCTACAGCATCGGCGGATTTGATGCAGACAAGTTTGAAGGCGACACCCTGACCCTGGGCGTAGGCAAAGCCGGCGAACCATACGAAGGTATCGGCAGAGGCATGATTAATATAGAAGGTCTGCCTGTTTACAGAGACAAGACAGGTGGTGTAGGAACCCCGACCAGCGACAACGAGCGAACCAAAATGAGTATTAACACCACCCATCTGGTGGTTCTCATCAACGGATATGACGGAGACGAACAGCACGTCCGCGAGAATGCCGAATACATTATCGAGCTTCTGAAGAAATATTGCCAGAGTGATGGAGGCAGCTACTTCATCTACAAATAA
- a CDS encoding lytic transglycosylase domain-containing protein — MKRITMVLVSMLMLTLEIHAASAATSGNVSSTSEMDWTPVMDAIIQVESKGDPKAKSGNSVGVMQITPILVAECNNILKRKKSKKRYTLADRYNVAKSKEMFLLIQSVYNPLNSIERAIRSWNGGNHYSKKRTQRYFEKVMKLLKK, encoded by the coding sequence ATGAAGAGAATAACAATGGTATTAGTTAGCATGTTAATGCTGACATTAGAAATTCATGCAGCGTCGGCTGCAACATCAGGAAATGTATCCTCTACCAGCGAGATGGACTGGACTCCAGTGATGGACGCTATCATTCAGGTAGAGAGTAAGGGTGATCCGAAAGCTAAGAGCGGTAACTCTGTAGGTGTGATGCAGATCACTCCAATTTTAGTAGCAGAATGTAATAATATTCTGAAGCGCAAAAAATCGAAGAAGCGCTACACTTTGGCTGATAGATATAATGTAGCTAAATCTAAAGAAATGTTTCTATTGATTCAGAGTGTCTACAATCCTCTTAATAGTATCGAGCGCGCAATCCGTTCATGGAATGGCGGTAATCATTACAGTAAGAAGCGTACTCAGAGATATTTCGAAAAGGTAATGAAACTTTTGAAAAAGTAA
- a CDS encoding TetR/AcrR family transcriptional regulator produces the protein MSVSKTRQKLVDVARQLFAKNGIANTTMNDIAVASGKGRRTLYTYFSRKEDVYYAVIESELERLSDKLDEVANCKMRPQDKIIELIYTHLSMIKETVVRNGNLRAEFFRNIWMVEKARKNFDEDEIEILRRIYAEGREDGEFDIDNIDLVADITHYCIKGLEVPFIYGRLGHGMNVESSKPLVAKVVYGALGKSGLKL, from the coding sequence ATGTCAGTATCCAAAACAAGACAAAAACTGGTAGATGTCGCACGACAACTCTTTGCCAAGAATGGTATAGCAAATACTACGATGAATGATATTGCTGTAGCTTCTGGTAAGGGAAGACGTACGCTTTATACTTATTTCAGTAGGAAGGAGGATGTCTATTACGCGGTGATAGAATCAGAGTTGGAGCGTCTTTCGGATAAGTTGGACGAGGTTGCTAATTGCAAGATGCGTCCACAGGATAAAATCATCGAGCTTATCTATACTCACCTCAGTATGATCAAGGAAACGGTTGTAAGAAACGGTAACCTCCGTGCTGAGTTCTTCCGAAACATCTGGATGGTTGAGAAGGCGAGAAAAAACTTCGATGAAGACGAAATAGAGATTCTCAGAAGAATTTATGCCGAAGGAAGAGAAGATGGTGAGTTTGATATTGATAACATCGATCTGGTGGCCGATATTACTCACTATTGTATCAAAGGTCTCGAGGTTCCGTTTATCTATGGACGTTTGGGCCATGGCATGAATGTGGAGTCGAGCAAACCTCTGGTTGCCAAGGTGGTTTATGGTGCCTTGGGAAAGTCGGGCTTGAAACTCTAG
- a CDS encoding site-specific integrase, giving the protein MAKSTLRLDKRRPLKDGTYPIQIVVGHNTDLYIGTGISAAPEEWDPYTLMYVGKNARRVNSALVAMLTSVRNRILELKEIGMWNKLTRPQIREMLLDVDLEKPSEQIPTLAEVFEKMMIGRRDNTKAIVKSTILKLNAYCGDVSKIHFSDISRTWLEDFYMSMSDLSVNTKSTYMRMLRRAFNWALDRDLTTNNPFRSYHIPSEETRMRDLPIEKMRQLMALDLPGMYKEYRDIYLLTFYLIGINTVDLSRLTPESLVDGRIEYRRSKTNKIYSIKVEPEAMEIINHYRGKKHLISIFDRYKDYKALQGSVNNALAKMGLPDVDADGKIKKAGNGRVIMKPLQKGLSLYWARYSWATYAADLDIPKDTISESLGHSHGAKVTGVYIKFNRDKIDAANRKVIDYVLNIKGSGA; this is encoded by the coding sequence ATGGCAAAATCAACTCTTAGATTAGATAAGCGCCGCCCATTGAAAGATGGCACATACCCAATACAGATTGTGGTTGGCCATAACACAGACCTATATATAGGAACAGGAATATCGGCGGCTCCGGAGGAGTGGGATCCATATACTCTGATGTATGTAGGCAAAAATGCCCGCCGTGTCAACAGCGCCTTGGTTGCCATGCTCACATCTGTTAGGAACAGGATCCTCGAACTCAAAGAGATCGGAATGTGGAATAAACTGACCCGCCCACAGATCCGGGAGATGCTGTTAGATGTGGATCTTGAAAAGCCATCTGAACAGATTCCTACATTGGCCGAGGTCTTTGAAAAAATGATGATCGGTAGGCGTGACAATACCAAAGCGATAGTTAAAAGCACGATCCTTAAGCTGAATGCCTATTGTGGGGATGTCTCCAAAATCCATTTTAGCGATATTAGCCGCACATGGTTGGAGGATTTCTATATGTCGATGAGTGATTTATCTGTCAATACCAAATCAACCTATATGAGGATGCTACGTAGGGCATTCAATTGGGCCTTGGATAGAGATCTCACAACTAACAATCCATTCCGATCATACCACATTCCATCTGAGGAAACGAGGATGAGGGATCTTCCAATTGAGAAAATGAGGCAATTAATGGCCTTGGATCTTCCGGGAATGTACAAAGAATACCGGGATATTTATCTCCTCACGTTTTATCTGATTGGCATCAATACGGTGGATTTATCGAGATTGACACCCGAAAGTCTGGTGGATGGCCGAATAGAATACAGAAGATCCAAAACTAATAAGATCTATAGTATTAAGGTGGAGCCGGAGGCGATGGAGATTATTAATCACTACCGGGGCAAAAAACATCTTATCAGTATATTTGACCGCTACAAAGATTATAAGGCTCTACAGGGCTCCGTAAACAATGCCTTGGCAAAAATGGGTCTTCCCGATGTCGATGCAGATGGGAAAATTAAAAAAGCGGGCAATGGCCGTGTAATAATGAAACCGCTGCAAAAAGGCCTGTCTCTCTATTGGGCTCGTTACTCATGGGCCACATACGCCGCGGATCTCGATATACCAAAAGACACGATCAGCGAGTCTCTTGGTCATTCCCATGGTGCAAAGGTCACAGGTGTATATATCAAATTCAATAGAGATAAGATTGACGCGGCAAACCGAAAAGTCATAGATTACGTATTAAACATAAAAGGTAGTGGGGCATAG
- a CDS encoding N-acetylmuramoyl-L-alanine amidase, producing MRKINEIIVHCAATPEGKNFKAADIDRWHRERKMKCIGYHYVVDLDGTVEPGRPESEIGAHCLGHNQNSIGVCYVGGLAADGRTPEDTRTAAQKEALLALLKKLRAKYPKASIHGHRDFAAKACPSFDATTEYKNI from the coding sequence ATGAGAAAGATCAATGAGATTATCGTGCATTGTGCGGCTACACCTGAGGGCAAAAACTTTAAGGCTGCCGACATCGACAGATGGCACAGAGAGCGTAAGATGAAGTGTATCGGCTATCATTACGTAGTCGATTTGGATGGTACGGTTGAGCCCGGCAGACCAGAGAGCGAAATCGGAGCTCATTGCCTCGGGCATAACCAGAACAGCATCGGAGTCTGCTATGTGGGGGGATTGGCCGCGGATGGTAGAACACCAGAGGACACAAGAACGGCGGCCCAAAAGGAGGCGTTATTGGCCCTGCTGAAGAAGCTCAGAGCCAAATATCCTAAGGCCTCTATTCATGGCCACCGTGATTTTGCGGCCAAGGCCTGTCCATCATTCGATGCAACGACAGAGTACAAGAACATTTAA